In Schlegelella aquatica, one DNA window encodes the following:
- a CDS encoding PP2C family protein-serine/threonine phosphatase gives MSANPKGYRLTAATGIHRGDRLYQQDQVDILPHARVPGCLLAVVADGMGGKSGGRKASDQVVLTARQLFDRYAPQSDDPSDTLKQLVLESHLMIKLTAITAEEEPHSTVAAFLVSPGRECDVIHAGDSRVYHFRGADLVFRTKDHSYVQRLVEEGQITEEEANVHPQSNLLTGCLGTFQDPPLTLHHIDRLEIGDTMLACSDGLWHYFSPRELGAIVNTLPPRDASEMLVTKARQRARGSGDNLSLAIVRVEALA, from the coding sequence ATGAGCGCAAATCCCAAGGGCTACCGCCTGACCGCAGCCACCGGCATCCACCGCGGCGACCGCCTCTATCAGCAGGACCAGGTCGACATCCTGCCCCATGCCCGGGTGCCGGGGTGCCTGTTGGCCGTGGTGGCCGACGGCATGGGCGGCAAGAGCGGCGGGCGCAAGGCGTCCGACCAGGTGGTGCTCACGGCGCGGCAGTTGTTCGATCGGTATGCGCCGCAAAGCGACGATCCGTCCGACACGCTCAAACAGCTCGTGCTCGAATCGCACCTGATGATCAAGCTGACGGCGATCACCGCCGAGGAAGAGCCGCACAGCACCGTGGCGGCCTTCCTGGTGAGCCCCGGGCGCGAATGCGACGTGATCCATGCGGGCGATTCGCGCGTGTACCACTTCCGGGGGGCCGACTTGGTGTTTCGCACGAAGGACCACTCCTACGTGCAACGCCTCGTCGAGGAAGGCCAGATCACCGAGGAAGAAGCCAACGTGCATCCGCAGTCGAACCTGCTGACCGGCTGCCTCGGCACCTTCCAGGACCCTCCGTTGACTTTGCACCACATCGACCGCCTGGAGATCGGCGACACCATGCTGGCTTGCAGCGACGGGCTGTGGCACTACTTCAGCCCGCGCGAACTCGGCGCCATCGTCAACACCCTGCCTCCCCGCGACGCGAGCGAGATGCTGGTCACCAAGGCGCGACAGCGGGCCCGCGGCAGCGGCGACAACCTCTCGCTGGCCATCGTGCGGGTCGAGGCGCTGGCCTGA
- a CDS encoding ATP-dependent DNA helicase translates to MTAPEAQGDVADRDAQEHVLVTAVRQAFACDGSLAQVDPSYREREAQTRLALAVAGAISERSVLVAEAGTGVGKTYAYLVPALLADGRVLVSTATKSLQDQLFLRDLPHVRDALSVPVQIALLKGRASYLCLHRLEQARHTATLPDRYAVRALAKVEQWAQVTRTGDLAELDGLDDRSPVIPLITSTRDNCLGSDCPSYRACHVMKARREALAADVVVVNHHLFFADLLLKETGMAELLPSVDVLVFDEAHQLAEAGVQFLGRMLSTGQVIDFSRDMLAAGLGHARGLVPWQELASACEHAARDLRLAAAGPLRESRGTLKLRWQERAGRADFGAALARLAEQLARAEEGLETVSELAPDFVKLAERARELAGRARCFAEETAADRVRWIDLSPLQARLVEAPLDIRQTMTEQLQAQPRTWIFTSATLGDDERLRWFTEPTGLDDARVLRVGSPFDYLRHARVYVPERFPAPNSGEHPQAVAALAARLAGRLGGRTFVLTTTLRALAPIAADLRTAFDDMDLPIEVVVQGSAPKRQLMQRFTSGEPCVLVGSHSFWEGIDVPGEALQCVVIDKLPFPPPNDPLVEARVRKLESEGRSAFLEYFVPEAAVALKQGAGRLIRTETDRGLLVVCDPRLARMHYGRRLLAALPPMQRVATLDEALAWIDELKTALPEPTA, encoded by the coding sequence ATGACCGCCCCCGAAGCCCAGGGCGACGTCGCCGACCGCGACGCGCAGGAGCACGTCCTGGTGACGGCGGTGCGGCAGGCCTTCGCGTGCGACGGCTCGCTGGCTCAGGTCGACCCGTCGTACCGGGAGCGCGAGGCCCAGACGCGGCTCGCGCTCGCCGTGGCCGGTGCGATCTCCGAGCGCTCCGTCCTCGTGGCCGAGGCGGGCACCGGCGTCGGCAAGACCTACGCCTACCTCGTTCCCGCCTTGCTGGCGGACGGCCGCGTGCTGGTGAGCACCGCCACCAAGAGCCTGCAGGACCAACTCTTCCTGCGCGACCTGCCGCACGTGCGCGACGCTCTTTCCGTGCCGGTGCAGATCGCGCTGCTCAAGGGCCGTGCAAGCTACCTGTGCCTGCACCGGCTGGAGCAGGCCCGCCACACGGCGACATTGCCCGACCGGTACGCCGTGCGCGCGCTCGCCAAGGTAGAACAGTGGGCGCAGGTCACCCGCACGGGCGACCTGGCCGAACTGGACGGGTTGGACGACCGCTCGCCTGTCATCCCGCTCATCACGTCCACCCGAGACAACTGCCTCGGCAGCGACTGCCCCAGCTACCGCGCCTGCCATGTGATGAAAGCACGCCGGGAAGCGCTGGCGGCGGACGTCGTCGTGGTCAACCACCATCTCTTCTTCGCCGACCTGCTGCTCAAGGAAACCGGCATGGCCGAGCTGTTGCCGAGCGTGGACGTGCTCGTCTTCGACGAGGCGCACCAGCTCGCCGAGGCGGGGGTGCAGTTCCTCGGTCGCATGCTGAGCACGGGGCAGGTGATCGACTTCTCGCGCGACATGCTGGCCGCCGGGCTCGGCCACGCCCGGGGCCTGGTGCCCTGGCAAGAGCTGGCCTCGGCGTGCGAGCACGCCGCACGCGACTTGCGTCTGGCCGCCGCCGGGCCCCTGCGCGAGTCCCGCGGCACCCTGAAGTTGCGTTGGCAGGAACGCGCCGGGCGGGCCGATTTCGGTGCTGCGTTGGCGCGGTTGGCCGAGCAACTCGCCCGCGCGGAGGAGGGGCTCGAAACGGTCAGCGAGCTCGCGCCCGACTTCGTCAAGCTGGCCGAGCGCGCCCGGGAGCTGGCGGGTCGCGCCCGCTGCTTCGCCGAAGAGACGGCCGCAGACCGCGTTCGCTGGATCGACCTCAGTCCCTTGCAGGCGCGCCTGGTGGAGGCTCCCCTGGACATCCGCCAGACGATGACCGAGCAGCTTCAGGCGCAGCCCCGCACCTGGATCTTCACGTCCGCCACCCTGGGTGACGACGAGCGCCTGCGCTGGTTCACCGAGCCGACAGGCCTGGACGACGCGCGGGTGCTGCGCGTAGGCAGCCCGTTCGACTACCTGCGCCACGCCCGCGTCTATGTGCCCGAGCGCTTTCCCGCTCCCAACAGCGGCGAGCACCCGCAGGCAGTCGCGGCCCTCGCGGCTCGGCTGGCGGGGCGGCTGGGCGGGCGCACCTTCGTGCTCACGACCACCCTGCGGGCCTTGGCTCCGATTGCTGCGGACTTGCGTACCGCTTTTGACGACATGGACCTGCCGATCGAGGTCGTGGTGCAAGGCAGCGCACCGAAGCGCCAGCTGATGCAACGCTTCACCTCCGGCGAGCCGTGCGTGCTGGTCGGCTCGCACAGCTTCTGGGAAGGCATCGACGTGCCGGGAGAGGCCTTGCAGTGCGTGGTCATCGACAAGCTGCCCTTTCCGCCGCCCAACGATCCGCTCGTCGAGGCCCGCGTGCGCAAGCTCGAAAGCGAAGGGCGCAGCGCCTTTCTCGAATACTTCGTTCCCGAGGCCGCCGTCGCGCTCAAGCAGGGGGCCGGGCGGCTGATCCGCACCGAGACCGACCGCGGACTGCTCGTCGTGTGCGATCCGCGGCTGGCACGCATGCACTACGGACGGCGCCTCCTCGCGGCCTTGCCGCCCATGCAGCGCGTGGCGACCCTGGACGAAGCCTTGGCGTGGATCGACGAGCTGAAGACGGCACTGCCCGAACCGACGGCCTGA
- a CDS encoding DUF3304 domain-containing protein, translating into MPWLLVLGALVTLLVGCASSMPSDRDAVAVTAVNYTGRELSGFLFIDPADNKKVAGGPPVTPYSGAGTLCCYALPRKWRPGIQVKLRYTWYHADVREERPVWLTAELPPYPTDEPGVLWALFYEDGSVEVLASAVDPGHPKWPGKLKHWPVPSREYKLKLWQIEYDKVAGLIPYYQELIDGLPSAELEEAWRFRQKYSPKDLEGFSGAHDPRFKEALQKEGAKKLAAAKDRLRQMESTKP; encoded by the coding sequence GTGCCCTGGCTCCTGGTCCTCGGCGCTCTTGTGACGCTCCTCGTCGGCTGCGCCAGCTCGATGCCGTCGGACCGCGACGCCGTGGCCGTCACGGCGGTGAACTACACCGGTCGGGAGCTCAGTGGCTTCCTGTTCATCGACCCTGCCGACAACAAGAAGGTGGCGGGTGGCCCGCCGGTGACGCCTTACTCGGGGGCCGGTACGTTGTGCTGCTATGCCCTGCCGCGCAAGTGGCGCCCAGGCATCCAGGTGAAGCTGCGCTACACCTGGTACCACGCCGACGTGCGCGAAGAGCGCCCCGTGTGGCTGACCGCTGAACTGCCGCCGTACCCCACCGACGAGCCGGGCGTGCTGTGGGCGCTGTTCTACGAGGACGGCAGCGTCGAGGTGCTGGCCAGCGCCGTGGACCCCGGCCACCCGAAGTGGCCGGGCAAGCTCAAGCACTGGCCCGTGCCGAGCCGCGAGTACAAGCTCAAGTTGTGGCAGATCGAGTACGACAAGGTGGCGGGGTTGATCCCTTACTACCAAGAACTCATCGACGGCTTGCCATCAGCCGAGCTCGAAGAAGCGTGGCGGTTCCGGCAGAAGTACTCGCCGAAAGATCTCGAGGGATTCTCGGGCGCCCACGATCCGCGCTTCAAAGAAGCGCTTCAAAAAGAAGGGGCGAAAAAGCTGGCAGCGGCGAAGGACCGTCTTAGACAGATGGAGAGCACCAAGCCATGA
- the zapE gene encoding cell division protein ZapE: MVTVTELYERALKERGYHSDPAQLRGVAALQRCYDEWVDYKARRSNALAKLLRRPPLPRGVYMYGGVGRGKSFLMDCFYQAVPLQRKTRLHFHEFMREVHRELADLKGLPNPLDELGRRISRRHRLICFDEFHVADVTDAMILHRLLESLFAHRVSIVTTSNFHPDELYPNGLHRDRILPAIELLKDKLEIVNVDNGTDYRRRTLEQVQLYHTPLGPQADAAMSRAFDQLAEHADEDPVLHIEHREIRARRRAGGVVWFDFQTLCGGPRSQNDYLELATQFHTLLLSNVPQMPPRLASEARRFTWLVDVLYDRRVKLIISAEVPPEQLYTEGPLAHEFPRTVSRLHEMQSREFLSLQHREVDTRLT; the protein is encoded by the coding sequence ATGGTCACAGTCACCGAACTGTACGAACGCGCACTCAAAGAGCGCGGCTACCACAGCGACCCGGCGCAACTGCGGGGGGTGGCGGCGCTGCAACGGTGCTACGACGAGTGGGTCGACTACAAGGCGCGCCGCTCGAATGCTCTGGCCAAGCTGCTGCGCCGCCCGCCGCTGCCCCGCGGCGTCTACATGTACGGCGGGGTGGGACGCGGCAAGAGCTTCCTGATGGACTGCTTCTACCAGGCGGTGCCGCTGCAGCGCAAGACGAGGCTGCACTTCCACGAGTTCATGCGCGAGGTGCATCGGGAGCTGGCCGACCTCAAGGGCCTGCCCAACCCGTTGGACGAGCTCGGGCGCCGCATCTCACGTCGCCACCGGCTCATCTGCTTCGACGAGTTCCATGTGGCCGATGTCACCGATGCGATGATCCTCCACCGGCTGCTGGAGTCGCTGTTCGCACACCGCGTGAGCATCGTCACCACGTCCAACTTTCACCCGGACGAGCTCTATCCCAACGGCCTGCACCGCGACCGCATCCTGCCCGCGATCGAGCTGCTCAAGGACAAGCTGGAGATCGTCAACGTCGACAACGGCACCGACTACCGGCGCCGCACGCTGGAGCAGGTGCAGCTCTACCACACGCCGCTCGGACCGCAGGCGGATGCGGCCATGTCGCGAGCGTTCGATCAACTGGCCGAACACGCCGACGAGGACCCGGTGCTGCACATCGAGCACCGCGAGATCCGCGCGCGGCGGCGCGCCGGAGGGGTGGTGTGGTTCGACTTCCAGACGTTGTGCGGCGGCCCGCGCTCGCAGAACGACTACCTGGAGCTTGCGACGCAGTTCCACACGCTGCTGCTGTCCAACGTTCCCCAGATGCCGCCGCGTCTCGCCTCCGAGGCGCGGCGCTTCACGTGGCTGGTCGACGTGCTCTACGACCGCCGGGTGAAGCTCATCATCTCTGCCGAGGTGCCGCCCGAGCAACTCTACACCGAGGGGCCGCTCGCGCACGAGTTCCCCCGCACCGTCTCTCGACTGCATGAAATGCAGTCGCGCGAGTTCCTGTCGCTGCAACACCGTGAGGTGGACACGCGGCTGACGTGA
- a CDS encoding DUF465 domain-containing protein, with amino-acid sequence MADNLHSPERRLIELRMEHADLDSLIDQAELQRPFDELALRRLKKRRLLLRDQIARLEAQLQPQEPA; translated from the coding sequence ATCGCCGACAACCTGCATTCGCCCGAGCGTCGCCTGATCGAATTGCGCATGGAGCATGCAGACCTCGACAGCCTGATCGACCAGGCCGAGTTGCAGCGCCCCTTCGACGAGCTCGCGCTGCGGCGCCTGAAGAAGCGTCGGCTCTTGCTGCGGGACCAAATCGCTCGCCTGGAAGCGCAGCTCCAGCCCCAAGAGCCCGCATGA
- a CDS encoding DUF2235 domain-containing protein: MNAAVSLASQVPQTFQDPSVYEQLFSKGERDRIYETFTLPRETPAIGQPGRSCETNLFFGFFFDGTRNHYGLSEERGDHTHSNVARLFDAYPGQTIAPQAMLDERVRWPNEAAYPNYFRIYMPGVGTPFEEIDDSGRGLDEKLGSAFARWGERRIVWALAQAINAVHRYFHKAPLLSNAEVLALARQVDLNRHALRRSPRFVMHEADGFQAANTQARLQQGSSACTRRLGLTCRTRTPGSRNGWTRASCATCTSVPSAFRAGRRRHGSSPTGSSRCASSMRGCSGAAVARWGAFRSSSTSWACSTPSPRWAWPPAR; the protein is encoded by the coding sequence ATGAACGCGGCTGTCAGCCTGGCATCTCAAGTGCCGCAGACTTTCCAGGACCCTTCGGTCTACGAACAACTCTTCAGCAAAGGGGAGCGGGACCGCATCTACGAGACGTTCACCCTTCCCCGCGAAACCCCCGCCATCGGCCAACCCGGCCGCTCGTGCGAGACGAACCTGTTCTTCGGCTTTTTCTTCGACGGCACGCGCAACCACTACGGCCTGAGCGAGGAGCGCGGCGACCACACGCACTCCAACGTCGCGCGGCTGTTCGATGCCTACCCGGGGCAGACCATTGCCCCGCAGGCCATGCTCGACGAGCGCGTGCGCTGGCCCAACGAGGCGGCGTATCCCAACTACTTCCGCATCTACATGCCCGGCGTGGGCACCCCGTTCGAAGAAATCGACGACAGCGGCCGGGGCCTGGACGAGAAGCTCGGGTCGGCCTTCGCGCGCTGGGGCGAGCGGCGCATCGTCTGGGCGCTGGCGCAGGCCATCAACGCGGTGCACCGCTACTTCCACAAGGCGCCACTGCTGTCCAACGCCGAGGTGCTCGCGCTGGCGCGCCAGGTGGACCTGAACCGCCACGCGCTGCGCCGCTCGCCCCGCTTCGTGATGCACGAGGCCGATGGCTTTCAGGCCGCCAACACGCAGGCGCGGCTGCAACAGGGCTCGAGCGCCTGCACCAGGCGCTTGGGCCTCACATGCCGGACCCGCACACCGGGCAGCCGCAACGGGTGGACCCGGGCATCGTGCGCCACCTGTACGTCAGTGCCTTCGGCTTTTCGCGCGGGGCGACGGCGGCACGGGTCTTCGCCAACTGGTTCGTCGCGCTGTGCGAGCTCGATGCGCGGCTGCTCGGGCGCAGCGGTCGCACGTTGGGGGGCTTTCCGGTCGAGTTCGACTTCCTGGGCCTGTTCGACACCGTCGCCTCGGTGGGCCTGGCCTCCAGCGCGCTGA